The genomic stretch TGTGCACAAAAAAGGTAGCAGCAATCTTTAAATGATGTACTGCTGCTACCTTTGTTCTTCCCTAATTTTTACTTTATCACATCTGTACCCATATACTTTCTCAAAACCTCTGGAACAACTACTGTTCCATCTTTTTGCTGGAAGTTTTCAAGTATTGCTGCTAAGGTTCTTCCCACAGCAAGGCCTGAGCCGTTTAGCGTATGAACATAGTCAAGTTTTCCGTCTTTCCTTCTGAATCTGATGTTTGCTCTTCGTGCCTGATAGCTTTCAAAGTTTGAACAAGAAGAAATCTCAACATATCTACCATAGCTTGGCATCCAAACTTCAATGTCGTATGTCTTTGCAGAAGAAAAACCTAAATCACCCGAGCAAAGCAAAACAACTCTGTAAGGAAGCCCTAATTCCTTTAAAACATCCTCTGCATCAGCTGTGAGTTTTTCAAGCTCATCATAAGAATCTTCTGGCTTTGTAAATTTTACAAGTTCAACCTTGTTAAACTGATGCTGTCTGATAAGTCCTCTTGTGTCTTTGCCAGCAGCACCAGCTTCTGCCCTAAAACATGCTGAGTAGGCAACATATTTTATTGGCAAATCTTCTTCTTTGAGTATCTCTTCTCTGTGATAGTTTGTAACAGGAACTTCTGCTGTTGGTATTAAAAAATAATCATCTGTTGTCTTAAATGCATCCTCTTCAAATTTTGGAAGCTGTCCTGTGCCTATCATAGATTTTCTCACAACTAAAAAAGGCGGGAATAACTCAGTATAGCCATGCTTTTCAATGTGAAGGTCAAGCATAAAGTTGATTAAGGCTCTCTCAAGCCTTGCACCAAGTCCTCTATAAAATGTAAAACGGCTTCCTGACACTTTTGAGGCTCTTTCA from Caldicellulosiruptor kronotskyensis 2002 encodes the following:
- the serS gene encoding serine--tRNA ligase, with the translated sequence MLDLKYIRANPEKVQEGLSKRNKDISIAPILELDERRRKLLAEVESLKALQNQKSKEVPKLKKEGKDVTDLMNELKDLSDKIKELDCKVKEVEDEIENILLTIPNIPHESVPVGKDDTENVEVRRWGEVREPEFEIKPHWEIGINLGILDFERASKVSGSRFTFYRGLGARLERALINFMLDLHIEKHGYTELFPPFLVVRKSMIGTGQLPKFEEDAFKTTDDYFLIPTAEVPVTNYHREEILKEEDLPIKYVAYSACFRAEAGAAGKDTRGLIRQHQFNKVELVKFTKPEDSYDELEKLTADAEDVLKELGLPYRVVLLCSGDLGFSSAKTYDIEVWMPSYGRYVEISSCSNFESYQARRANIRFRRKDGKLDYVHTLNGSGLAVGRTLAAILENFQQKDGTVVVPEVLRKYMGTDVIK